CGGAGACGTATCCGACAGACCACCCTCTTGGTCCTCGCCGTTGTGCAGAATTTGCTGGACGATGCGCTGGGTCCAGGTGGTGCCCGCCTTGAACGGGTCCACGACGACTATATCTCGCTCGACAAATCCGCCCTGTGAGAGGAAATCCTCCCACACCCTCGAGTCGGAGAGGTAATCCCTGAGAACCCTGGTCGGTGCAAGCAGCTGGTTATCCACGGTAGATCGCCTTCCTTGTCCTTCATTCGCAAAAGACGCACACAAATCGCCCGGCGTTGGCGCTGAGAAAAAGACGCTGGCAAACTTCATCGAACCGCCGCCATGTCGGTTCGATGTGCAGTCATCTGCCTCTATTTTTACTCGCCGTGATTATTATTGTGTATCAGCAAGCTTACTGTTGGCTGTGTTCTGAGTGCGTGGTTCCTGGCCTTTTCGCCACGTGTGCGGTCCAGTCGCCAAGGCCTGCGCAGACGCCGACACGGCCCGACCATCACCCGATCGGGCCCATGCACCAAGGCGTCGAAACGGCCGCGCAATTAGCCGAGCTTCAGTGGAACCTTGATTGACTTTTAGCGGCCTCGCAGCGTCAATTCCTCGTCGTCGCGGTATGCGCCTGCACTTTGCTGGTCCTTGGCCGCACGGGTCCGCTCGGGCCGCACATAACCGACCCAGACGGACACGGCCGCGAAGGCATAGCACACCAGGAAGGCCCAGAACGCCGGCGTTTCCGTGCCCGCCGCGTCATAGGACTGCCGGAGCGCCAAGTCGATCCCCACGCCGCCGAGCGCGCCAAACGCACCTGCGACTCCAATCAGAGCCGAAGACCTGACCCGCGACCAATCGCGGCGCTCGGCGTCGCCGATATTCAGCGCGCGGCTACGCGCTTCGAAAACCGAGGGAATCAACTTGTACACCGACCCCTTCGCCGCGCCACAACAGACAAACAACGTAACAAATCCGATGATGTAGCCGATTGTCGTGTCGACCGCAACGGCACGACCGTGATTGCGCGCAAGGTCGTCGTGGGCGCTGACTCCGACGAGGAAGGATCCCGCCAGGATGGCGCCGCTGAAAACCACGAGCGTTATCCGGGCGCCTCCGAAACGGTCGCTCAGTTTGCCGCCGGCGATCCGTGCCAGCGACCCCAACAAGGGCCCGATGAAGGCAACCTCGGCGGCGTGCAGCGATGCCTGCCAATGGGTTTCGCCGCTGGCGGAAAAGCTGCGCATCAGCACTTGCCCAAAGGCGAAGGCAAATCCGAGGAACGACCCCGAGGCGCACATGTAGAAGTATGAGATAGCCCACGTGTCGGGCACTACGAGAATCGATCGCAAGTTGGCTAGCGAGATGCCGGCGCGATGCGCGACTACATTGTCCATGAACAGCACCGCGCCGACGCCACCGAAGGCCAGCAGGACAAGATATGTCGCGCATACCCAGTACGGCGCCCGATGCCCCGCGATGGCCAGCACTACGAGTCCAACGGCTTGGATGCCGGCCGACCCCAGATTGGCCATCCCCCCAGTCAGGCCGAGGGTAAAACCTTTGAGCCGCTGAGGGAATAGTCCGTCGACCTTGGCCAGGGAGGCCGAGTAATTGCCGCCCCCCAAACCCGTGAATGCGGCGCACACCAGGTACGGCCACAGCGGTAACCCGGGATGAGCCAGCAGCACCATCGCCCCGACGGTGGGGATCAGCAGCACCAGCGACGAAAAGATCGTCCAGTTGCGGCCGCCGAACCAGTTGGCAGCGATCGAATACGGGATACGGACAAGGGCTCCCACGAGGGATGCGGTAGCACCCACCAGCAGTTTGTCACCAGTCGAGAAGCCGTAGACGGACTGCGGCATGAACAGCACCAGCACCGACCACAGGTACCAGATCGAAAATGCGACGTGGACGTTCACGACTTGCCAGATCAAGTTTCGGCGAGCGATGACCTTGTTGCCCGCGTGCCAGGCAGCGGCGTCTTCCGGGTCCCATACCGCGATCCGATGCGAAGACGCCACGCGATATCTACCTTTCCCGGCGATGTGGCATGACAGTCGAGCCACGCGGCACGCATAACGACTCAGTGTTCGTTGAAATTCTTGAGCGATTCGGTGTCTATAAAGCTAATTACCCAGGCGTACAGACATTTTCAGATTAGCTCCGGTCGACTCAACGATCACGCCCGGCGGCCGACGGTCACGTA
This Mycobacterium simiae DNA region includes the following protein-coding sequences:
- a CDS encoding MFS transporter, producing MASSHRIAVWDPEDAAAWHAGNKVIARRNLIWQVVNVHVAFSIWYLWSVLVLFMPQSVYGFSTGDKLLVGATASLVGALVRIPYSIAANWFGGRNWTIFSSLVLLIPTVGAMVLLAHPGLPLWPYLVCAAFTGLGGGNYSASLAKVDGLFPQRLKGFTLGLTGGMANLGSAGIQAVGLVVLAIAGHRAPYWVCATYLVLLAFGGVGAVLFMDNVVAHRAGISLANLRSILVVPDTWAISYFYMCASGSFLGFAFAFGQVLMRSFSASGETHWQASLHAAEVAFIGPLLGSLARIAGGKLSDRFGGARITLVVFSGAILAGSFLVGVSAHDDLARNHGRAVAVDTTIGYIIGFVTLFVCCGAAKGSVYKLIPSVFEARSRALNIGDAERRDWSRVRSSALIGVAGAFGALGGVGIDLALRQSYDAAGTETPAFWAFLVCYAFAAVSVWVGYVRPERTRAAKDQQSAGAYRDDEELTLRGR